A part of Nocardioides plantarum genomic DNA contains:
- a CDS encoding methyltransferase domain-containing protein translates to MPVHERRSVRIGGLDVEYDDRVLEPRPWTALQSRWAVELLGSAPAGPVLELCTGAGHIGLLVAAATDRHLVAVDLDPVACSYARHNAEVAGLGDRVEVREGALATAVRAEERFVLVLADPPWVPSADIGRFPDDPTTAIDGGPHGLDVAHACVAAAAACTDPGADLLLQVGTDDQADLVAGSAVADGGWRDRGRRTTSRGVVLRLQRA, encoded by the coding sequence ATGCCCGTCCACGAACGCCGCTCGGTCCGGATCGGCGGGCTCGACGTCGAGTACGACGACCGCGTCCTCGAGCCGCGCCCCTGGACCGCGCTGCAGTCGCGGTGGGCCGTCGAGCTGCTGGGGTCGGCGCCGGCCGGCCCCGTGCTCGAGCTGTGCACCGGAGCCGGCCACATCGGGCTGCTCGTGGCCGCGGCCACCGACCGCCACCTGGTCGCCGTCGACCTCGACCCCGTGGCCTGCTCCTACGCCCGGCACAACGCCGAGGTCGCCGGGCTCGGCGACCGGGTCGAGGTGCGCGAGGGCGCGCTGGCCACGGCCGTGCGCGCCGAGGAGCGGTTCGTGCTGGTGCTGGCCGACCCGCCCTGGGTGCCGAGCGCCGACATCGGGCGCTTCCCGGACGACCCGACCACCGCGATCGACGGCGGACCCCACGGCCTCGACGTCGCGCACGCCTGCGTCGCGGCCGCCGCGGCGTGCACCGACCCGGGTGCCGACCTGCTGCTCCAGGTCGGCACCGACGACCAGGCCGACCTCGTCGCCGGGTCCGCGGTGGCCGATGGTGGTTGGCGCGACCGCGGTCGGCGTACGACGTCACGCGGGGTGGTGCTCCGGCTCCAGCGGGCCTGA
- a CDS encoding CDGSH iron-sulfur domain-containing protein: MSEPVVRRADGAPVEAMLCPGGPMIVRGAVVVQGADGTDHASHRGVSAVCRCGKSALAPWCDGTHKLLPGGR, encoded by the coding sequence GTGAGCGAGCCGGTCGTGCGGCGGGCCGACGGCGCCCCCGTCGAGGCGATGCTGTGCCCGGGCGGCCCGATGATCGTGCGCGGCGCCGTCGTGGTGCAGGGCGCGGACGGCACCGATCACGCCAGCCACCGTGGCGTGTCCGCGGTCTGCCGCTGCGGCAAGTCCGCGCTCGCCCCGTGGTGCGACGGCACCCACAAGCTGCTGCCGGGCGGCCGCTGA
- a CDS encoding iron-containing redox enzyme family protein, producing the protein MRLPRSRGALSSWLVELLGVTPDGAELPAAPTSDGRDDEAIALWVLHELHYRGFDGVDDRWEWHPGTMTVRNALEAALELRLRERYAAAHVARSDDLVADLQALVAADTGPSLAKQVQQHRSRDETTTLLRQRSVYHLKEADPTSWVVPRLSARPKAALLEVQFDEYGNGDPARLHHALFATGLRASGLSADYGAYIDETLTEVLEQNNALSMFGLQRRLRGAALGHLAAFEATSSIPSRQLAQGLRRLGFPDEMAGYYDEHVEADAVHEQLALRDVCLALVEEEPHLADDVMFGAWACLDLEHHTADAVLGLWAAA; encoded by the coding sequence ATGAGACTCCCCCGTTCCCGTGGCGCCCTGAGCTCGTGGCTCGTCGAGCTCCTCGGCGTCACGCCGGACGGTGCCGAGCTGCCTGCCGCCCCCACCTCCGACGGACGTGACGACGAGGCCATCGCCCTGTGGGTCCTGCACGAGCTCCACTACCGCGGCTTCGACGGCGTCGACGACCGGTGGGAGTGGCACCCCGGCACGATGACGGTGCGCAACGCGCTCGAGGCCGCGCTCGAGCTCCGGCTGCGGGAGCGGTACGCCGCCGCCCACGTCGCGCGCAGCGACGACCTGGTCGCCGACCTCCAGGCGCTGGTCGCCGCGGACACCGGTCCCTCGCTGGCCAAGCAGGTGCAGCAGCACCGCTCGCGCGACGAGACCACCACCCTGCTGCGCCAGCGCTCGGTCTACCACCTCAAGGAGGCCGACCCGACGAGCTGGGTCGTGCCGCGACTGAGCGCGCGTCCCAAGGCCGCACTGCTCGAGGTCCAGTTCGACGAGTACGGCAACGGCGACCCCGCCCGGCTCCACCACGCGCTCTTCGCGACCGGGCTGCGTGCCTCCGGCCTGTCCGCCGACTACGGCGCCTACATCGACGAGACCCTCACCGAGGTCCTGGAGCAGAACAACGCGCTCTCGATGTTCGGGCTCCAGCGGCGCCTGCGTGGCGCGGCCCTCGGCCACCTCGCGGCCTTCGAGGCGACCAGCTCGATCCCCTCGCGCCAGCTGGCGCAGGGCCTGCGCCGCCTGGGGTTCCCCGACGAGATGGCCGGCTACTACGACGAGCACGTCGAGGCCGACGCCGTGCACGAGCAGCTCGCGCTGCGCGACGTCTGCCTGGCCCTGGTCGAGGAGGAGCCCCACCTCGCCGACGACGTGATGTTCGGGGCGTGGGCCTGCCTCGACCTCGAGCACCACACGGCCGACGCCGTCCTCGGCCTCTGGGCCGCGGCGTGA
- a CDS encoding helix-turn-helix transcriptional regulator — MDTPRPAATVAVVTVRVVSPLPAVAAGLRTMLTAHPAVAVVDEHHPLPSDPDVVLYDAHALVDGGADLERLLATPSLVLAVCNGLRPALAGEASARGAHGTIDLGTDRDGLVESVLSAIGAARSGASGPATGPGSLRRLGASAGLTPREVDVLSQITQGLSNQEIAEQSYLSINSVKTYIRSAYRRIGVTSRAQAVVWCVQNGFPSMLAA, encoded by the coding sequence ATGGACACCCCCCGACCCGCCGCCACTGTCGCCGTCGTCACGGTCCGCGTGGTCAGCCCGCTCCCCGCGGTGGCCGCCGGACTCCGCACGATGCTCACCGCCCACCCCGCCGTCGCCGTCGTCGACGAGCACCACCCGCTCCCGAGCGACCCCGACGTCGTCCTGTACGACGCCCACGCACTCGTCGACGGTGGCGCCGACCTCGAGCGCCTGCTCGCCACGCCCTCGCTCGTGCTGGCCGTGTGCAACGGTCTCCGGCCCGCCCTGGCCGGCGAGGCCTCGGCCCGCGGCGCCCACGGGACGATCGACCTCGGTACGGACCGCGACGGTCTCGTCGAGAGCGTCCTGTCCGCGATCGGCGCCGCCCGCTCCGGCGCCTCCGGCCCGGCCACCGGCCCCGGGTCGCTGCGCCGGCTGGGCGCCTCCGCCGGGCTGACCCCCCGCGAGGTCGACGTGCTCTCCCAGATCACCCAGGGCCTGAGCAACCAGGAGATCGCCGAGCAGAGCTACCTGTCGATCAACTCGGTCAAGACCTACATCCGCAGCGCCTACCGCCGGATCGGCGTCACGAGCCGCGCGCAGGCCGTCGTGTGGTGCGTGCAGAACGGCTTCCCGAGCATGCTCGCCGCCTGA
- a CDS encoding helix-turn-helix transcriptional regulator, producing the protein MSESPMRVAVVSPLDVVAVGLAAMLEQHPDQVAVVELSVGFGADDPDVILYDAIGLHDGDGADLEHYVKETSAAVLVVSQDLRPDLASRALARGADGFFSLGVDDEQLLRAVLTATTVDDDGAVLDAGDALAVGHRLGQDVGLTPREIDVLTLITQGLSNQEIAEQSYLSINSVKTYIRSAYRRIGVTSRSQAVVWCLQHGFAPSPGL; encoded by the coding sequence ATGTCCGAGTCACCGATGCGCGTCGCGGTCGTCAGTCCGCTCGACGTCGTCGCCGTCGGGCTGGCCGCGATGCTCGAGCAGCACCCCGACCAGGTCGCGGTGGTCGAGCTGTCCGTCGGCTTCGGTGCCGACGATCCCGACGTGATCCTCTACGACGCGATCGGCCTGCACGACGGTGACGGCGCCGACCTCGAGCACTACGTCAAGGAGACCTCGGCGGCCGTGCTCGTGGTCTCGCAGGACCTGCGCCCCGATCTCGCCTCGCGCGCCCTGGCCCGCGGCGCCGACGGCTTCTTCTCGCTCGGCGTCGACGACGAGCAGCTGCTGAGGGCGGTCCTCACCGCGACGACCGTCGACGACGACGGCGCCGTGCTCGACGCCGGAGACGCCCTCGCGGTCGGCCACCGGCTCGGCCAGGACGTCGGGCTGACCCCGCGCGAGATCGACGTGCTCACCCTGATCACCCAGGGCCTGAGCAACCAGGAGATCGCCGAGCAGAGCTACCTGTCGATCAACTCGGTCAAGACCTACATCCGCAGCGCCTACCGCCGGATCGGCGTCACCAGTCGCTCGCAGGCCGTCGTCTGGTGCCTGCAGCACGGCTTCGCCCCCAGCCCCGGGCTCTGA
- a CDS encoding LLM class F420-dependent oxidoreductase, giving the protein MRNGLVLFSSDRGITPARLAVAAEERGFDTIYVPEHTHIPVRRDAAHPTGGETLPDDRYTRTLDPWISLATAAAVTSRIRLSTAVALPVESDPITLAKQIATLDHLSGGRVTIGAGFGWNTDELEDHHVPPARRRTVLREYVEAMRALWTEEEASYDGEFVSFGRSWAYPKPVQPHIPLVIGAGGGPQTFAWIARTADGWMTTPVEQGIGAKADALRAAWTDAGRAGDPEIHVLIASRPSPEDLESWAAAGATDLIWGVPDKPADGVVAYLDRLAGRLGLTGVSV; this is encoded by the coding sequence ATGCGCAACGGCCTCGTCCTGTTCTCGTCCGACCGCGGCATCACCCCCGCCCGGCTCGCCGTCGCGGCCGAGGAGCGGGGGTTCGACACGATCTACGTGCCCGAGCACACCCACATCCCGGTGCGCCGCGACGCCGCCCACCCGACCGGCGGCGAGACACTGCCCGACGACCGCTACACCCGCACCCTCGACCCGTGGATCTCGCTGGCCACCGCCGCGGCGGTCACCTCCCGGATCCGGCTGTCGACCGCCGTCGCGCTGCCGGTCGAGTCCGACCCGATCACCCTGGCCAAGCAGATCGCGACCCTCGACCACCTCTCCGGCGGCCGGGTCACCATCGGGGCCGGCTTCGGCTGGAACACCGACGAGCTCGAGGACCACCACGTCCCGCCCGCCAGGCGCCGCACGGTCCTGCGCGAGTACGTCGAGGCGATGCGCGCGCTGTGGACCGAGGAGGAGGCGTCCTACGACGGCGAGTTCGTGTCGTTCGGCCGGTCGTGGGCCTACCCCAAGCCCGTCCAGCCCCACATCCCGCTGGTCATCGGCGCCGGTGGCGGACCCCAGACGTTCGCGTGGATCGCCCGCACGGCCGACGGCTGGATGACCACCCCGGTCGAGCAGGGCATCGGCGCCAAGGCCGACGCCCTGCGCGCCGCCTGGACGGACGCCGGGCGCGCCGGCGACCCCGAGATCCACGTGCTCATCGCCTCGCGGCCGTCGCCGGAGGACCTGGAGTCCTGGGCCGCGGCCGGAGCGACCGACCTGATCTGGGGCGTGCCCGACAAGCCCGCCGACGGGGTCGTGGCCTACCTCGACCGGCTCGCCGGCCGACTCGGCCTGACGGGGGTGTCGGTCTGA
- the fadD1 gene encoding fatty-acid--CoA ligase FadD1: MADNVQQLLRDLAAGEHADRPAVLHEDEVLTWREHLTEAATEAAAVIGLADPGRPLHVGVLLGNSPEMLRSMAGAALGGYVLCGINTTRRGPALVADVRRSDCQLLLVNAEHRDLVDGLDLGDVRVVDIGSAEWAGLLAASATGVDDLVPHREVEAMDTFMMIFTSGTSGEPKAVQVAHLMVLFSGLNLVERFQVTADDVCYISMPLFHSNAVVAGWAVAIGAAAAMVPARFSASGFLADVRRYGATYMNYVGKPLAIVLATPEQPDDADNPLRQAFGNEASDRDIADFSRRFGCSVMDGFGSTELAVIVTRSEGTPPGSIGTGMDGVAIYSSETITECPVAVFDESGALVNADEAIGELVNVNGAGYFQGYYNDAKANDERMRHGMYWSGDLAYKDADGFIYLAGRTADWMRVDGENLAAAPIERVLMRLPVLSQVAVYAVPDGRVGDQVMAAIVLVDDAELTPVELEKFLADQPDLSPKAWPRYVRVAPSLPSTATNKVIKRELAAQGPTAGNGVLWTREERGRSYS, from the coding sequence ATGGCCGACAACGTGCAGCAGCTCCTGCGTGACCTGGCCGCCGGCGAGCACGCCGACCGGCCCGCCGTGCTCCACGAGGACGAGGTGCTCACCTGGCGCGAGCACCTCACCGAGGCGGCCACCGAGGCCGCGGCCGTGATCGGCCTCGCCGACCCGGGACGCCCGCTCCACGTCGGCGTCCTGCTCGGCAACTCGCCCGAGATGCTGCGCTCGATGGCCGGGGCTGCGCTGGGCGGCTACGTGCTCTGCGGCATCAACACCACCCGCCGCGGACCGGCCCTGGTCGCCGACGTACGCCGCTCGGACTGCCAGCTGCTGCTGGTCAACGCCGAGCACCGCGACCTGGTGGACGGGCTCGACCTGGGCGACGTCCGGGTCGTCGACATCGGCTCGGCCGAGTGGGCCGGGCTGCTGGCGGCGTCCGCGACGGGCGTCGACGACCTCGTCCCGCACCGCGAGGTCGAGGCGATGGACACCTTCATGATGATCTTCACCTCGGGCACCAGCGGGGAGCCGAAGGCGGTGCAGGTCGCCCACCTGATGGTGCTGTTCTCGGGTCTCAACCTGGTCGAGCGGTTCCAGGTGACCGCCGACGACGTCTGCTACATCTCGATGCCGCTCTTCCACTCCAACGCCGTCGTCGCGGGGTGGGCGGTCGCGATCGGCGCCGCCGCGGCGATGGTGCCGGCCCGCTTCTCGGCGTCGGGGTTCCTGGCCGACGTACGGCGCTACGGCGCGACGTACATGAACTACGTCGGCAAGCCGCTCGCGATCGTGCTGGCCACCCCCGAGCAGCCCGACGACGCCGACAACCCGCTGCGCCAGGCCTTCGGCAACGAGGCCAGCGACCGCGACATCGCCGATTTCTCCCGGCGCTTCGGCTGCTCGGTCATGGACGGGTTCGGCTCGACCGAGCTGGCCGTCATCGTGACCCGCTCGGAGGGCACGCCCCCGGGGTCGATCGGCACCGGCATGGACGGCGTCGCCATCTACAGCAGCGAGACGATCACGGAGTGCCCCGTCGCGGTCTTCGACGAGAGCGGTGCTCTGGTCAATGCCGACGAGGCGATCGGCGAGCTCGTCAACGTCAACGGCGCCGGCTACTTCCAGGGCTACTACAACGACGCCAAGGCCAACGACGAGCGGATGCGTCACGGCATGTACTGGTCGGGCGACCTGGCCTACAAGGACGCCGACGGCTTCATCTACCTCGCCGGCCGCACCGCCGACTGGATGCGCGTCGACGGCGAGAACCTCGCCGCCGCGCCCATCGAGCGGGTGCTGATGCGCCTGCCCGTGCTCTCCCAGGTCGCGGTGTACGCCGTCCCGGACGGCCGCGTGGGCGACCAGGTCATGGCCGCCATCGTGCTCGTCGACGACGCCGAGCTGACCCCGGTCGAGCTCGAGAAGTTCCTCGCCGACCAGCCCGACCTGTCGCCCAAGGCGTGGCCCCGCTACGTCCGGGTGGCGCCGTCGCTGCCGTCGACCGCCACCAACAAGGTGATCAAGCGCGAGCTCGCGGCCCAGGGTCCGACCGCCGGCAACGGCGTGCTGTGGACGCGCGAGGAGCGCGGGAGGTCCTACTCCTGA
- a CDS encoding GNAT family N-acetyltransferase encodes MAPEDETRDETPVAVTDRPAEHRFEITYGDRLAGFTVYDERPEGWAFVHTEIEPDLEGHGLASRLVRAAMDAMAERGTAVLPVCPYVRSWLIKHPDHLGVVPAEQRAAFDLPTA; translated from the coding sequence ATGGCCCCTGAGGACGAGACCCGGGACGAGACGCCGGTCGCGGTCACCGACCGCCCGGCCGAGCACCGCTTCGAGATCACGTACGGCGACCGGCTGGCCGGGTTCACCGTCTACGACGAGCGGCCCGAGGGCTGGGCGTTCGTCCACACCGAGATCGAGCCCGACCTCGAGGGCCACGGGCTCGCCTCGCGGCTGGTGCGGGCCGCGATGGACGCAATGGCCGAGCGCGGTACCGCCGTCCTGCCCGTCTGCCCCTACGTCCGGTCGTGGCTGATCAAGCACCCCGACCACCTCGGCGTGGTGCCGGCCGAGCAGCGCGCGGCGTTCGACCTGCCCACCGCCTGA
- a CDS encoding TetR/AcrR family transcriptional regulator: MSSQVFKSSRSGLRSRQAETLTKLLRAGDEELRAVGHEALTIRTVAARAGVSPATAYTYLASKNHLFAELFLGYLSDDEGHEPSGATPTARVQSVTRRMSELLAAAPQLAAAATPALLSSDPDVDQLRVRIGAVFVRRFDAALGEASTPALVDALTLAFSGALLQAGMGVITYADLDRRLDSVVATILLGHE; this comes from the coding sequence ATGTCCAGTCAGGTGTTCAAGTCGTCGCGGTCGGGGCTGCGCAGCCGCCAGGCCGAGACGCTGACCAAGCTCCTCCGGGCCGGCGACGAGGAGCTGCGCGCCGTCGGGCACGAGGCGCTGACGATCCGTACGGTGGCCGCCCGGGCGGGGGTCTCCCCGGCGACGGCCTACACCTACCTGGCCTCCAAGAACCACCTGTTCGCCGAGCTCTTCCTCGGCTACCTCTCCGACGACGAGGGGCACGAGCCGTCCGGCGCCACGCCCACTGCACGGGTCCAGAGCGTCACCCGCCGGATGTCCGAGCTGCTGGCCGCCGCCCCCCAGCTCGCGGCGGCGGCGACGCCGGCCCTGCTCAGCTCCGACCCCGACGTCGACCAGCTGCGGGTGCGCATCGGCGCCGTCTTCGTGCGCCGCTTCGACGCCGCGCTCGGCGAGGCCAGCACCCCGGCCCTGGTCGACGCGCTGACCCTGGCGTTCTCCGGAGCGCTGCTGCAGGCGGGCATGGGCGTGATCACCTACGCCGACCTCGACCGGCGCCTCGACTCCGTCGTCGCCACGATCCTCCTCGGGCACGAGTGA
- a CDS encoding SDR family oxidoreductase: MSKYDRPDRRPTVVTGASSGIGAATALTLAAAGYPVALGARRVDRLDDLAASIRESGGEVVVSPLDVTDPDSVTAFAAEVVAALGDVETVVSNAGAVAPGTIHEVDSERFAAELDLTITGAHRLVRAFVPAMVERRRGDVVFVSSDVAVRARPFMSAYAAGKWGLEGMAHAMQMELEGTGVRASIVRPGPTWSEMGTDWDVDEAALVLTAWERFGLARHPHFMKPQALADAIRFVVDAPRGVHVNLIEVNPEAPIA; this comes from the coding sequence ATGAGCAAGTACGACCGCCCCGACCGGCGGCCCACGGTCGTCACCGGCGCGTCCTCGGGCATCGGTGCGGCGACCGCGCTGACGCTCGCCGCGGCCGGCTACCCGGTGGCGCTGGGGGCCCGCCGGGTCGACAGGCTCGACGACCTCGCCGCCTCCATCCGCGAGAGCGGCGGCGAGGTCGTCGTGTCACCGCTCGACGTCACCGACCCCGACTCGGTGACGGCCTTCGCGGCCGAGGTGGTCGCCGCGCTGGGCGACGTCGAGACCGTCGTGTCCAACGCCGGCGCCGTGGCACCGGGCACGATCCACGAGGTCGACTCCGAGCGGTTCGCCGCCGAGCTCGACCTCACCATCACCGGCGCCCACCGCCTGGTGCGCGCGTTCGTGCCCGCGATGGTCGAGCGCCGCCGCGGTGACGTGGTCTTCGTGTCGTCCGACGTCGCCGTCCGCGCCCGGCCCTTCATGTCGGCGTACGCCGCCGGCAAGTGGGGCCTGGAGGGCATGGCCCACGCGATGCAGATGGAGCTCGAGGGCACCGGCGTCCGCGCGTCGATCGTGCGACCCGGCCCCACGTGGAGCGAGATGGGCACCGACTGGGACGTCGACGAGGCGGCCCTGGTGCTGACGGCCTGGGAGCGCTTCGGCCTCGCGCGGCACCCCCACTTCATGAAGCCGCAGGCCCTGGCCGACGCCATCCGGTTCGTCGTCGACGCCCCGCGCGGCGTCCACGTCAACCTGATCGAGGTCAACCCCGAGGCACCGATCGCGTGA
- a CDS encoding alpha/beta fold hydrolase yields the protein MSPGSLVVPLATHDAHALTWGPDDGPLLLALHGFPDTAWTFRHLGPLLAEAGWRVVAPFLRGYGPSGLPSDGDYTVGALMGDAVALHAALGGDERSVLVGHDWGAITANGLGCSPGSPFAKVVALAVPPLSVMNPSRELWKPWVGGLVRQPRNSWYILANQVPGVSERFFPRLASRLWHDWSPGYDARTDLAHLLESVPDVERARAVVSYYRAAARPRGARFLQQGPPLVPTLYLHGADDGCLDRRFLTLARARLTGEHRAVLVEGAGHFLTVERPEVVAGHVLGFVGRPRPLV from the coding sequence GTGAGCCCCGGCTCGCTCGTCGTACCCCTGGCGACGCACGACGCCCACGCGCTGACGTGGGGGCCCGACGACGGGCCGCTGCTGCTCGCGCTGCACGGCTTCCCCGACACCGCCTGGACCTTCCGTCACCTCGGCCCCCTGCTGGCCGAGGCCGGGTGGCGGGTCGTGGCGCCGTTCCTGCGGGGCTACGGCCCGTCGGGCCTGCCGTCCGACGGCGACTACACCGTCGGCGCGCTGATGGGTGACGCCGTCGCGCTGCACGCCGCCCTGGGCGGCGACGAGCGGTCCGTGCTCGTCGGTCACGACTGGGGCGCGATCACGGCCAATGGGCTGGGGTGCTCGCCTGGCAGCCCGTTCGCGAAGGTCGTCGCGCTCGCCGTACCCCCACTGTCGGTGATGAACCCCTCGCGCGAGCTGTGGAAGCCCTGGGTCGGCGGCCTCGTGCGCCAGCCGCGCAACAGCTGGTACATCCTCGCCAACCAGGTCCCCGGTGTGTCCGAGCGCTTCTTCCCACGGCTGGCGAGCCGCCTGTGGCACGACTGGTCGCCCGGGTACGACGCCCGCACCGACCTGGCGCACCTGCTCGAGTCGGTGCCCGACGTCGAGCGGGCGCGTGCCGTCGTCTCCTACTACCGGGCGGCCGCCCGGCCCCGGGGGGCGCGGTTCCTCCAGCAGGGGCCGCCGCTGGTGCCGACGCTCTACCTCCACGGGGCGGACGACGGCTGCCTCGACCGGCGGTTCCTCACCCTCGCCCGGGCCCGGCTGACCGGCGAGCACCGGGCGGTGCTCGTGGAGGGGGCCGGGCACTTCCTCACCGTCGAGCGACCCGAGGTCGTCGCCGGGCACGTGCTGGGCTTCGTGGGCCGTCCTCGGCCCCTGGTCTAG
- a CDS encoding N-acyl-D-amino-acid deacylase family protein, translating to MTYDTIIQGARWFDGTGGPSAVRDLGISDGVVTTVSATPLEPGPDTRVVDARGRWVMPGMVDIHTHYDVEVLEGPGLDESVRHGVTTVLLGSCSLSTVHVGGVDAGDLFGRVEAIPRKHVIAAVDKHQDWSTPSQYVAALERLPLGPHLAAFIGHSDMRTATMGLDRATRPEVRPSGAEQARMEGMLTDALDAGFVGMSAQQLLFDKLDGDTCRSRTLPSTYAKGKEMRGLTGILRRRGRALQAGPDASHPHTILTQAFKSIGVAGLRRQPLKTSLLSAADVKAIPFVIHLMNGLGGFVNKLGADFRWQHLPVPFEVYADGIDLVIFEEFGSGAAALHLHEKIARDDLLRDPAYRAWFRKDYETKYGPRVWHRDLFDAEIVECPDASVIGKSFGQVGVERGTPGNPVHPVDAFLDLVLEHGTDIRWRTTISNHRPKVLQKMAQSPHVQMGFSDAGAHLRNMAFYNFGLRLLRHVRDAETAGRPFLTVEQAVHRLTGELADWYGIDAGHLREGDRADLVIVDPAHLDASLDTYAESPVAQYDDLPRMVNRNDATVPLVMISGRVVVEDGVPTDLLGSERTGSFLRVGQRVSPVVPAAKPMVQPA from the coding sequence GTGACCTACGACACGATCATCCAGGGTGCCCGCTGGTTCGACGGGACGGGCGGCCCCTCGGCCGTGCGCGACCTCGGGATCTCGGACGGCGTCGTGACCACCGTCTCGGCGACCCCGCTGGAGCCGGGTCCCGACACCCGCGTGGTCGACGCCCGCGGTCGCTGGGTGATGCCGGGCATGGTCGACATCCACACCCACTACGACGTCGAGGTGCTCGAGGGTCCCGGCCTCGACGAGTCGGTGCGCCACGGCGTCACCACCGTCCTGCTCGGCTCCTGCTCGCTGTCGACCGTGCACGTGGGTGGCGTCGACGCCGGCGACCTCTTCGGCCGGGTCGAGGCGATCCCGCGCAAGCACGTGATCGCCGCGGTCGACAAGCACCAGGACTGGAGCACCCCGTCGCAGTACGTCGCCGCCCTCGAGCGGCTCCCGCTCGGCCCCCACCTGGCGGCGTTCATCGGTCACTCCGACATGCGTACGGCGACCATGGGCCTCGACCGCGCCACCCGACCCGAGGTGCGCCCGAGCGGCGCCGAGCAGGCGCGCATGGAGGGCATGCTCACCGACGCCCTCGACGCCGGGTTCGTCGGCATGTCGGCCCAGCAGCTGCTCTTCGACAAGCTCGACGGCGACACCTGCCGCTCACGCACGCTGCCGTCGACGTACGCCAAGGGCAAGGAGATGCGCGGCCTGACCGGCATCCTGCGCCGCCGCGGCCGCGCACTGCAGGCCGGCCCCGACGCCAGCCACCCGCACACGATCCTCACCCAGGCGTTCAAGTCGATCGGCGTCGCCGGGCTGCGTCGCCAGCCCCTCAAGACCAGCCTGCTCTCGGCCGCCGACGTCAAGGCGATCCCGTTCGTGATCCACCTGATGAACGGGCTGGGCGGCTTCGTCAACAAGCTCGGCGCCGACTTCCGCTGGCAGCACCTGCCGGTGCCGTTCGAGGTGTACGCCGACGGCATCGACCTGGTCATCTTCGAGGAGTTCGGCTCCGGCGCAGCCGCCCTGCACCTCCACGAGAAGATCGCCCGCGACGACCTGCTGCGCGACCCGGCGTACCGCGCCTGGTTCCGCAAGGACTACGAGACCAAGTACGGCCCGCGCGTGTGGCACCGCGACCTCTTCGACGCCGAGATCGTCGAGTGCCCCGACGCCTCGGTGATCGGCAAGTCCTTCGGTCAGGTCGGGGTCGAGCGCGGCACGCCGGGCAACCCCGTGCATCCGGTCGACGCCTTCCTCGACCTCGTGCTCGAGCACGGCACCGACATCCGCTGGCGCACCACCATCAGCAACCACCGCCCGAAGGTGCTGCAGAAGATGGCGCAGAGCCCGCACGTCCAGATGGGCTTCTCCGACGCCGGCGCCCACCTGCGCAACATGGCGTTCTACAACTTCGGGCTGCGCCTGCTGCGCCACGTCCGCGACGCCGAGACCGCAGGCCGGCCCTTCCTGACCGTCGAGCAGGCCGTGCACCGCCTCACCGGCGAGCTCGCCGACTGGTACGGCATCGACGCCGGCCACCTGCGCGAGGGCGACCGCGCCGACCTGGTGATCGTCGACCCGGCCCACCTCGACGCCTCGCTCGACACCTACGCCGAGTCCCCCGTCGCGCAGTACGACGACCTGCCCCGCATGGTCAACCGCAACGACGCGACGGTGCCGCTGGTGATGATCAGCGGCCGCGTCGTCGTCGAGGACGGCGTCCCCACCGACCTACTCGGCTCCGAGCGCACCGGCTCGTTCCTGCGGGTCGGCCAGCGCGTGTCGCCGGTGGTGCCGGCGGCAAAGCCGATGGTCCAGCCTGCCTGA